One window of the Niallia circulans genome contains the following:
- a CDS encoding sensor histidine kinase: MKEIKNNVNRKIYYIIVWTVIAIIIAGLFINNPRLDDFGVAYVFQLIMAFCLSLCLLLYPKNGTDSYRLIIILLGSTYFYTLCILYPETGSNFILLCFIPMLSILFFNSKLFYFSLFLNSFFILLLFAYILFVNQKSQYSYIEQDVIGNLLSFLASQIIVYFIFYLTNVRMKRQHVYDEQIQHSERLKTSGQLAAAVAHEIRNPLTVVKGFLQFYKEDHSFTPNQKHHFALMIDELNMAEEVISQFLTMAKPEQEKVTEIVDVKAVLQSVTDLLHSYGHLHDNQIELNVTDDCIVSANIIELKQLFINIIKNAIEASKYGDLVRVTAKREQDFVVINVIDYGKGMSEEEIAFLGTPFYSLKRKGTGLGLMICFNIVEKYNGELKFKSLKDYGTTTIIRFPYYLV, translated from the coding sequence ATGAAAGAGATTAAAAATAATGTAAATAGAAAAATATACTATATTATCGTTTGGACAGTGATAGCTATTATTATAGCTGGATTATTTATTAATAATCCCCGTCTAGATGATTTTGGAGTGGCATATGTATTTCAGCTGATAATGGCATTTTGTCTATCTCTTTGTTTGTTGCTGTATCCAAAGAATGGGACAGATAGTTATAGATTAATCATTATCTTATTGGGCTCCACCTACTTTTATACATTGTGTATCCTATATCCCGAAACTGGATCCAATTTTATTTTACTTTGTTTTATACCAATGCTTTCTATTTTATTTTTCAATTCGAAGCTATTTTATTTTTCCTTGTTTTTAAATAGTTTCTTCATTTTGCTTTTATTTGCTTACATTCTTTTTGTAAATCAAAAATCTCAATATAGCTATATAGAACAAGATGTAATTGGAAATTTATTGAGCTTTCTTGCGAGCCAAATTATCGTTTATTTTATTTTTTATTTAACAAATGTTCGAATGAAGCGGCAACATGTATATGACGAACAAATTCAGCATTCAGAGAGGTTGAAGACATCTGGTCAGCTTGCGGCTGCGGTTGCTCATGAAATTAGAAATCCTTTAACGGTTGTGAAAGGTTTTTTGCAGTTTTATAAAGAAGATCATTCCTTTACTCCTAATCAGAAGCATCATTTTGCATTAATGATCGATGAATTGAATATGGCAGAAGAAGTAATTTCTCAATTTTTAACGATGGCGAAACCGGAACAAGAAAAAGTAACAGAAATCGTAGATGTTAAAGCTGTCCTTCAGAGTGTAACAGATTTACTGCATTCATATGGACATTTACACGATAATCAAATTGAATTGAATGTGACAGATGATTGTATTGTTTCTGCAAACATCATTGAATTAAAGCAATTGTTTATTAATATTATAAAAAATGCTATTGAGGCTTCTAAATATGGCGATTTAGTAAGGGTAACGGCAAAAAGAGAGCAAGATTTTGTTGTCATAAATGTCATCGATTATGGAAAAGGGATGTCAGAAGAAGAAATTGCCTTTCTAGGAACCCCTTTTTATTCTTTAAAAAGAAAAGGAACCGGTCTTGGCTTGATGATTTGTTTTAATATAGTAGAAAAATATAATGGCGAGCTAAAATTTAAAAGCTTAAAGGATTATGGAACGACGACCATCATTCGTTTTCCGTATTATCTAGTATAA